From Pan paniscus chromosome 9, NHGRI_mPanPan1-v2.0_pri, whole genome shotgun sequence, the proteins below share one genomic window:
- the MARK2 gene encoding serine/threonine-protein kinase MARK2 isoform X5, with amino-acid sequence MSSARTPLPTLNERDTEQPTLGHLDSKPSSKSNMIRGRNSATSADEQPHIGNYRLLKTIGKGNFAKVKLARHILTGKEVAVKIIDKTQLNSSSLQKLFREVRIMKVLNHPNIVKLFEVIETEKTLYLVMEYASGGEVFDYLVAHGRMKEKEARAKFRQIVSAVQYCHQKFIVHRDLKAENLLLDADMNIKIADFGFSNEFTFGNKLDTFCGSPPYAAPELFQGKKYDGPEVDVWSLGVILYTLVSGSLPFDGQNLKELRERVLRGKYRIPFYMSTDCENLLKKFLILNPSKRGTLEQIMKDRWMNVGHEDDELKPYVEPLPDYKDPRRTELMVSMGYTREEIQDSLVGQRYNEVMATYLLLGYKSSELEGDTITLKPRPSADLTNSSAPSPSHKVQRSVSANPKQRRFSDQAAGPAIPTSNSYSKKTQSNNAENKRPEEDRESGRKASSTAKVPASPLPGLERKKTTPTPSTNSVLSTSTNRSRNSPLLERASLGQASIQNGKDSLTMPGSRASTASASAAVSAARPRQHQKSMSASVHPNKASGLPPTESNCEVPRPSTAPQRVPVASPSAHNISSSGGAPDRTNFPRGVSSRSTFHAGQLRQVRDQQNLPYGVTPASPSGHSQGRRGASGSIFSKFTSKFVRRNLSFRFARRPHVVGSGGNDKEKEEFREAKPRSLRFTWSMKTTSSMEPNEMMREIRKVLDANSCQSELHEKYMLLCMHGTPGHEDFVQWEMEVCKLPRLSLNGVRFKRISGTSMAFKNIASKIANELKL; translated from the exons CCCACCTTGGGACACCTTGACTCCAAGCCCAGCAGTAAGTCCAACATGATTCGGGGCCGCAACTCAGCCACCTCTGCTGATGAGCAGCCCCACATTGGAAACTACCGGCTCCTCAAGACCATTGGCAAGGGTAATTTTGCCAAGGTGAAGTTGGCCCGACACATCCTGACTGGGAAAGAG GTAGCTGTGAAGATCATTGACAAGACTCAACTGAactcctccagcctccagaaa CTATTCCGCGAAGTAAGAATAATGAAGGTTTTGAATCATCCCAACATAG TTAAATTATTTGAAGTGATTGAGACTGAGAAAACGCTCTACCTTGTCATGGAGTACGCTAGTGGCG GAGAGGTATTTGATTACCTAGTGGCTCATGGcaggatgaaagaaaaagaggctcGAGCCAAATTCCGCCAG aTAGTGTCTGCTGTGCAGTACTGTCACCAGAAGTTTATTGTCCATAGAGACTTAAAG GCAGAAAACCTGCTCTTGGATGCTGATATGAACATCAAGATTGCAGACTTTGGCTTCAGCAATGAATTCACCTTTGGGAACAAGCTGGACACCTTCTGTGGCAGTCCCCCTTATGCTGCCCCAGAACTCTTCCAGGGCAAAAAATATGATGGACCCGAGGTGGATGTGTGGAGCCTAGGAGTTATCCTCTATACACTGGTCAGCGGATCCCTGCCTTTTGATGGACAGAACCTCAAG GAGCTGCGGGAACGGGTACTGAGGGGAAAATACCGTATTCCATTCTACATGTCCACGGACTGTGAAAACCTGCTTAAGAAATTTCTCATTCTTAATCCCAGCAAGAGAGGCACTTTAGAG CAAATCATGAAAGATCGATGGATGAATGTGGGTCACGAAGATGATGAACTAAAGCCTTACGTGGAGCCACTCCCTGACTACAAGGACCCCCGGCGGACAG AGCTGATGGTGTCCATGGGTTATACACGGGAAGAGATCCAGGACTCGCTGGTGGGCCAGAGATACAACGAGGTGATGGCCACCTATCtgctcctgggctacaagagcTCCGAG ctGGAAGGCGACACCATCACCCTGAAACCCCGGCCTTCAGCTGATCTGACCAATAGCAGCGCCCCATCCCCATCCCACAAGGTACAGCGCAGCGTGTCGGCCAATCCCAAGCAGCGGCGCTTCAGCGACCAGG CAGCTGGTCCTGCCATTCCCACCTCTAATTCTTACTCTAAGAAGACTCAGAGTAACAACGCAGAAAATAAGCGGCCTGAGGAGGACCGGGAGTCAGGGCGGAAAGCCAGCAGCACAGCCAAGGTGCCTGCCAGCCCCCTGCCCGGTCTGGAGAGGAAGAAGACCACCCCAACCCCCTCCACG AACAGCGTCCTCTCCACCAGCACAAATCGAAGCAGGAATTCCCCACTTTTGGAGCGGGCCAGCCTCGGCCAGGCCTCCATCCAGAATGGCAAAGACAG CCTAACCATGCCAGGGTCCCGGGCCTCCACGGCTTCTGCTTCTGCCGCAGTCTCTGCGGCCCGGCCCCGCCAGCACCAGAAATCCATGTCGGCCTCCGTGCACCCCAACAAGGCCTCTGGGCTGCCCCCCACGGAGAGTAACTGTGAGGTGCCGCGGCCCAG CACAGCCCCCCAGCGTGTCCCTGTTGCCTCCCCATCCGCCCACAACATCAGCAGCAGTGGTGGAGCCCCAGACCGAACTAATTTCCCCCGGGGTGTGTCCAGCCGAAGCACCTTCCATGCTGGGCAGCTCCGACAGGTGCGGGACCAGCAGAATTTGCCCTACGGTGTGACCCCAGCCTCTCCCTCTGGCCACAGCCAGGGCCGGCGGGGGGCCTCTGGGAGCATCTTCAGCAAGTTCACCTCCAAGTTTGTACGCAG aaatctgtcttTCAGGTTTGCCAGAAG ACCTCACGTGGTGGGCAGTGGCGGCAAcgacaaagaaaaggaagaatttcGGGAGGCCAAGCCCCGCTCCCTCCGCTTCACGTGGAGTATGAAGACCACGAGCTCCATGGAGCCCAACGAGATGATGCGGGAGATCCGCAAGGTGCTGGACGCGAACAGCTGCCAGAGCGAGCTGCATGAGAAGTACATGCTGCTGTGCATGCACGGCACGCCGGGCCACGAGGACTTCGTGCAGTGGGAGATGGAGGTGTGCAAACTGCCGCGGCTCTCTCTCAACGGGGTTCGATTTAAGCGGATATCGGGCACCTCCATGGCCTTCAAAAACATTGCCTCCAAAATAGCCAACGAGCTGAAGCTTTAA
- the MARK2 gene encoding serine/threonine-protein kinase MARK2 isoform X12 encodes MSSARTPLPTLNERDTEQPTLGHLDSKPSSKSNMIRGRNSATSADEQPHIGNYRLLKTIGKGNFAKVKLARHILTGKEVAVKIIDKTQLNSSSLQKLFREVRIMKVLNHPNIVKLFEVIETEKTLYLVMEYASGGEVFDYLVAHGRMKEKEARAKFRQIVSAVQYCHQKFIVHRDLKAENLLLDADMNIKIADFGFSNEFTFGNKLDTFCGSPPYAAPELFQGKKYDGPEVDVWSLGVILYTLVSGSLPFDGQNLKELRERVLRGKYRIPFYMSTDCENLLKKFLILNPSKRGTLEQIMKDRWMNVGHEDDELKPYVEPLPDYKDPRRTELMVSMGYTREEIQDSLVGQRYNEVMATYLLLGYKSSELEGDTITLKPRPSADLTNSSAPSPSHKVQRSVSANPKQRRFSDQAGPAIPTSNSYSKKTQSNNAENKRPEEDRESGRKASSTAKVPASPLPGLERKKTTPTPSTNSVLSTSTNRSRNSPLLERASLGQASIQNGKDSTAPQRVPVASPSAHNISSSGGAPDRTNFPRGVSSRSTFHAGQLRQVRDQQNLPYGVTPASPSGHSQGRRGASGSIFSKFTSKFVRRNLNEPESKDRVETLRPHVVGSGGNDKEKEEFREAKPRSLRFTWSMKTTSSMEPNEMMREIRKVLDANSCQSELHEKYMLLCMHGTPGHEDFVQWEMEVCKLPRLSLNGVRFKRISGTSMAFKNIASKIANELKL; translated from the exons CCCACCTTGGGACACCTTGACTCCAAGCCCAGCAGTAAGTCCAACATGATTCGGGGCCGCAACTCAGCCACCTCTGCTGATGAGCAGCCCCACATTGGAAACTACCGGCTCCTCAAGACCATTGGCAAGGGTAATTTTGCCAAGGTGAAGTTGGCCCGACACATCCTGACTGGGAAAGAG GTAGCTGTGAAGATCATTGACAAGACTCAACTGAactcctccagcctccagaaa CTATTCCGCGAAGTAAGAATAATGAAGGTTTTGAATCATCCCAACATAG TTAAATTATTTGAAGTGATTGAGACTGAGAAAACGCTCTACCTTGTCATGGAGTACGCTAGTGGCG GAGAGGTATTTGATTACCTAGTGGCTCATGGcaggatgaaagaaaaagaggctcGAGCCAAATTCCGCCAG aTAGTGTCTGCTGTGCAGTACTGTCACCAGAAGTTTATTGTCCATAGAGACTTAAAG GCAGAAAACCTGCTCTTGGATGCTGATATGAACATCAAGATTGCAGACTTTGGCTTCAGCAATGAATTCACCTTTGGGAACAAGCTGGACACCTTCTGTGGCAGTCCCCCTTATGCTGCCCCAGAACTCTTCCAGGGCAAAAAATATGATGGACCCGAGGTGGATGTGTGGAGCCTAGGAGTTATCCTCTATACACTGGTCAGCGGATCCCTGCCTTTTGATGGACAGAACCTCAAG GAGCTGCGGGAACGGGTACTGAGGGGAAAATACCGTATTCCATTCTACATGTCCACGGACTGTGAAAACCTGCTTAAGAAATTTCTCATTCTTAATCCCAGCAAGAGAGGCACTTTAGAG CAAATCATGAAAGATCGATGGATGAATGTGGGTCACGAAGATGATGAACTAAAGCCTTACGTGGAGCCACTCCCTGACTACAAGGACCCCCGGCGGACAG AGCTGATGGTGTCCATGGGTTATACACGGGAAGAGATCCAGGACTCGCTGGTGGGCCAGAGATACAACGAGGTGATGGCCACCTATCtgctcctgggctacaagagcTCCGAG ctGGAAGGCGACACCATCACCCTGAAACCCCGGCCTTCAGCTGATCTGACCAATAGCAGCGCCCCATCCCCATCCCACAAGGTACAGCGCAGCGTGTCGGCCAATCCCAAGCAGCGGCGCTTCAGCGACCAGG CTGGTCCTGCCATTCCCACCTCTAATTCTTACTCTAAGAAGACTCAGAGTAACAACGCAGAAAATAAGCGGCCTGAGGAGGACCGGGAGTCAGGGCGGAAAGCCAGCAGCACAGCCAAGGTGCCTGCCAGCCCCCTGCCCGGTCTGGAGAGGAAGAAGACCACCCCAACCCCCTCCACG AACAGCGTCCTCTCCACCAGCACAAATCGAAGCAGGAATTCCCCACTTTTGGAGCGGGCCAGCCTCGGCCAGGCCTCCATCCAGAATGGCAAAGACAG CACAGCCCCCCAGCGTGTCCCTGTTGCCTCCCCATCCGCCCACAACATCAGCAGCAGTGGTGGAGCCCCAGACCGAACTAATTTCCCCCGGGGTGTGTCCAGCCGAAGCACCTTCCATGCTGGGCAGCTCCGACAGGTGCGGGACCAGCAGAATTTGCCCTACGGTGTGACCCCAGCCTCTCCCTCTGGCCACAGCCAGGGCCGGCGGGGGGCCTCTGGGAGCATCTTCAGCAAGTTCACCTCCAAGTTTGTACGCAG gaacctgaATGAACCTGAAAGCAAAGACCGAGTGGAGACGCTCAG ACCTCACGTGGTGGGCAGTGGCGGCAAcgacaaagaaaaggaagaatttcGGGAGGCCAAGCCCCGCTCCCTCCGCTTCACGTGGAGTATGAAGACCACGAGCTCCATGGAGCCCAACGAGATGATGCGGGAGATCCGCAAGGTGCTGGACGCGAACAGCTGCCAGAGCGAGCTGCATGAGAAGTACATGCTGCTGTGCATGCACGGCACGCCGGGCCACGAGGACTTCGTGCAGTGGGAGATGGAGGTGTGCAAACTGCCGCGGCTCTCTCTCAACGGGGTTCGATTTAAGCGGATATCGGGCACCTCCATGGCCTTCAAAAACATTGCCTCCAAAATAGCCAACGAGCTGAAGCTTTAA
- the MARK2 gene encoding serine/threonine-protein kinase MARK2 isoform X11: protein MSSARTPLPTLNERDTEQPTLGHLDSKPSSKSNMIRGRNSATSADEQPHIGNYRLLKTIGKGNFAKVKLARHILTGKEVAVKIIDKTQLNSSSLQKLFREVRIMKVLNHPNIVKLFEVIETEKTLYLVMEYASGGEVFDYLVAHGRMKEKEARAKFRQIVSAVQYCHQKFIVHRDLKAENLLLDADMNIKIADFGFSNEFTFGNKLDTFCGSPPYAAPELFQGKKYDGPEVDVWSLGVILYTLVSGSLPFDGQNLKELRERVLRGKYRIPFYMSTDCENLLKKFLILNPSKRGTLEQIMKDRWMNVGHEDDELKPYVEPLPDYKDPRRTELMVSMGYTREEIQDSLVGQRYNEVMATYLLLGYKSSELEGDTITLKPRPSADLTNSSAPSPSHKVQRSVSANPKQRRFSDQAAGPAIPTSNSYSKKTQSNNAENKRPEEDRESGRKASSTAKVPASPLPGLERKKTTPTPSTNSVLSTSTNRSRNSPLLERASLGQASIQNGKDSTAPQRVPVASPSAHNISSSGGAPDRTNFPRGVSSRSTFHAGQLRQVRDQQNLPYGVTPASPSGHSQGRRGASGSIFSKFTSKFVRRNLNEPESKDRVETLRPHVVGSGGNDKEKEEFREAKPRSLRFTWSMKTTSSMEPNEMMREIRKVLDANSCQSELHEKYMLLCMHGTPGHEDFVQWEMEVCKLPRLSLNGVRFKRISGTSMAFKNIASKIANELKL, encoded by the exons CCCACCTTGGGACACCTTGACTCCAAGCCCAGCAGTAAGTCCAACATGATTCGGGGCCGCAACTCAGCCACCTCTGCTGATGAGCAGCCCCACATTGGAAACTACCGGCTCCTCAAGACCATTGGCAAGGGTAATTTTGCCAAGGTGAAGTTGGCCCGACACATCCTGACTGGGAAAGAG GTAGCTGTGAAGATCATTGACAAGACTCAACTGAactcctccagcctccagaaa CTATTCCGCGAAGTAAGAATAATGAAGGTTTTGAATCATCCCAACATAG TTAAATTATTTGAAGTGATTGAGACTGAGAAAACGCTCTACCTTGTCATGGAGTACGCTAGTGGCG GAGAGGTATTTGATTACCTAGTGGCTCATGGcaggatgaaagaaaaagaggctcGAGCCAAATTCCGCCAG aTAGTGTCTGCTGTGCAGTACTGTCACCAGAAGTTTATTGTCCATAGAGACTTAAAG GCAGAAAACCTGCTCTTGGATGCTGATATGAACATCAAGATTGCAGACTTTGGCTTCAGCAATGAATTCACCTTTGGGAACAAGCTGGACACCTTCTGTGGCAGTCCCCCTTATGCTGCCCCAGAACTCTTCCAGGGCAAAAAATATGATGGACCCGAGGTGGATGTGTGGAGCCTAGGAGTTATCCTCTATACACTGGTCAGCGGATCCCTGCCTTTTGATGGACAGAACCTCAAG GAGCTGCGGGAACGGGTACTGAGGGGAAAATACCGTATTCCATTCTACATGTCCACGGACTGTGAAAACCTGCTTAAGAAATTTCTCATTCTTAATCCCAGCAAGAGAGGCACTTTAGAG CAAATCATGAAAGATCGATGGATGAATGTGGGTCACGAAGATGATGAACTAAAGCCTTACGTGGAGCCACTCCCTGACTACAAGGACCCCCGGCGGACAG AGCTGATGGTGTCCATGGGTTATACACGGGAAGAGATCCAGGACTCGCTGGTGGGCCAGAGATACAACGAGGTGATGGCCACCTATCtgctcctgggctacaagagcTCCGAG ctGGAAGGCGACACCATCACCCTGAAACCCCGGCCTTCAGCTGATCTGACCAATAGCAGCGCCCCATCCCCATCCCACAAGGTACAGCGCAGCGTGTCGGCCAATCCCAAGCAGCGGCGCTTCAGCGACCAGG CAGCTGGTCCTGCCATTCCCACCTCTAATTCTTACTCTAAGAAGACTCAGAGTAACAACGCAGAAAATAAGCGGCCTGAGGAGGACCGGGAGTCAGGGCGGAAAGCCAGCAGCACAGCCAAGGTGCCTGCCAGCCCCCTGCCCGGTCTGGAGAGGAAGAAGACCACCCCAACCCCCTCCACG AACAGCGTCCTCTCCACCAGCACAAATCGAAGCAGGAATTCCCCACTTTTGGAGCGGGCCAGCCTCGGCCAGGCCTCCATCCAGAATGGCAAAGACAG CACAGCCCCCCAGCGTGTCCCTGTTGCCTCCCCATCCGCCCACAACATCAGCAGCAGTGGTGGAGCCCCAGACCGAACTAATTTCCCCCGGGGTGTGTCCAGCCGAAGCACCTTCCATGCTGGGCAGCTCCGACAGGTGCGGGACCAGCAGAATTTGCCCTACGGTGTGACCCCAGCCTCTCCCTCTGGCCACAGCCAGGGCCGGCGGGGGGCCTCTGGGAGCATCTTCAGCAAGTTCACCTCCAAGTTTGTACGCAG gaacctgaATGAACCTGAAAGCAAAGACCGAGTGGAGACGCTCAG ACCTCACGTGGTGGGCAGTGGCGGCAAcgacaaagaaaaggaagaatttcGGGAGGCCAAGCCCCGCTCCCTCCGCTTCACGTGGAGTATGAAGACCACGAGCTCCATGGAGCCCAACGAGATGATGCGGGAGATCCGCAAGGTGCTGGACGCGAACAGCTGCCAGAGCGAGCTGCATGAGAAGTACATGCTGCTGTGCATGCACGGCACGCCGGGCCACGAGGACTTCGTGCAGTGGGAGATGGAGGTGTGCAAACTGCCGCGGCTCTCTCTCAACGGGGTTCGATTTAAGCGGATATCGGGCACCTCCATGGCCTTCAAAAACATTGCCTCCAAAATAGCCAACGAGCTGAAGCTTTAA
- the MARK2 gene encoding serine/threonine-protein kinase MARK2 isoform X1 yields MSSARTPLPTLNERDTEQPTLGHLDSKPSSKSNMIRGRNSATSADEQPHIGNYRLLKTIGKGNFAKVKLARHILTGKEVAVKIIDKTQLNSSSLQKLFREVRIMKVLNHPNIVKLFEVIETEKTLYLVMEYASGGEVFDYLVAHGRMKEKEARAKFRQIVSAVQYCHQKFIVHRDLKAENLLLDADMNIKIADFGFSNEFTFGNKLDTFCGSPPYAAPELFQGKKYDGPEVDVWSLGVILYTLVSGSLPFDGQNLKELRERVLRGKYRIPFYMSTDCENLLKKFLILNPSKRGTLEQIMKDRWMNVGHEDDELKPYVEPLPDYKDPRRTELMVSMGYTREEIQDSLVGQRYNEVMATYLLLGYKSSELEGDTITLKPRPSADLTNSSAPSPSHKVQRSVSANPKQRRFSDQAAGPAIPTSNSYSKKTQSNNAENKRPEEDRESGRKASSTAKVPASPLPGLERKKTTPTPSTNSVLSTSTNRSRNSPLLERASLGQASIQNGKDSLTMPGSRASTASASAAVSAARPRQHQKSMSASVHPNKASGLPPTESNCEVPRPSTAPQRVPVASPSAHNISSSGGAPDRTNFPRGVSSRSTFHAGQLRQVRDQQNLPYGVTPASPSGHSQGRRGASGSIFSKFTSKFVRRNLSFRFARRNLNEPESKDRVETLRPHVVGSGGNDKEKEEFREAKPRSLRFTWSMKTTSSMEPNEMMREIRKVLDANSCQSELHEKYMLLCMHGTPGHEDFVQWEMEVCKLPRLSLNGVRFKRISGTSMAFKNIASKIANELKL; encoded by the exons CCCACCTTGGGACACCTTGACTCCAAGCCCAGCAGTAAGTCCAACATGATTCGGGGCCGCAACTCAGCCACCTCTGCTGATGAGCAGCCCCACATTGGAAACTACCGGCTCCTCAAGACCATTGGCAAGGGTAATTTTGCCAAGGTGAAGTTGGCCCGACACATCCTGACTGGGAAAGAG GTAGCTGTGAAGATCATTGACAAGACTCAACTGAactcctccagcctccagaaa CTATTCCGCGAAGTAAGAATAATGAAGGTTTTGAATCATCCCAACATAG TTAAATTATTTGAAGTGATTGAGACTGAGAAAACGCTCTACCTTGTCATGGAGTACGCTAGTGGCG GAGAGGTATTTGATTACCTAGTGGCTCATGGcaggatgaaagaaaaagaggctcGAGCCAAATTCCGCCAG aTAGTGTCTGCTGTGCAGTACTGTCACCAGAAGTTTATTGTCCATAGAGACTTAAAG GCAGAAAACCTGCTCTTGGATGCTGATATGAACATCAAGATTGCAGACTTTGGCTTCAGCAATGAATTCACCTTTGGGAACAAGCTGGACACCTTCTGTGGCAGTCCCCCTTATGCTGCCCCAGAACTCTTCCAGGGCAAAAAATATGATGGACCCGAGGTGGATGTGTGGAGCCTAGGAGTTATCCTCTATACACTGGTCAGCGGATCCCTGCCTTTTGATGGACAGAACCTCAAG GAGCTGCGGGAACGGGTACTGAGGGGAAAATACCGTATTCCATTCTACATGTCCACGGACTGTGAAAACCTGCTTAAGAAATTTCTCATTCTTAATCCCAGCAAGAGAGGCACTTTAGAG CAAATCATGAAAGATCGATGGATGAATGTGGGTCACGAAGATGATGAACTAAAGCCTTACGTGGAGCCACTCCCTGACTACAAGGACCCCCGGCGGACAG AGCTGATGGTGTCCATGGGTTATACACGGGAAGAGATCCAGGACTCGCTGGTGGGCCAGAGATACAACGAGGTGATGGCCACCTATCtgctcctgggctacaagagcTCCGAG ctGGAAGGCGACACCATCACCCTGAAACCCCGGCCTTCAGCTGATCTGACCAATAGCAGCGCCCCATCCCCATCCCACAAGGTACAGCGCAGCGTGTCGGCCAATCCCAAGCAGCGGCGCTTCAGCGACCAGG CAGCTGGTCCTGCCATTCCCACCTCTAATTCTTACTCTAAGAAGACTCAGAGTAACAACGCAGAAAATAAGCGGCCTGAGGAGGACCGGGAGTCAGGGCGGAAAGCCAGCAGCACAGCCAAGGTGCCTGCCAGCCCCCTGCCCGGTCTGGAGAGGAAGAAGACCACCCCAACCCCCTCCACG AACAGCGTCCTCTCCACCAGCACAAATCGAAGCAGGAATTCCCCACTTTTGGAGCGGGCCAGCCTCGGCCAGGCCTCCATCCAGAATGGCAAAGACAG CCTAACCATGCCAGGGTCCCGGGCCTCCACGGCTTCTGCTTCTGCCGCAGTCTCTGCGGCCCGGCCCCGCCAGCACCAGAAATCCATGTCGGCCTCCGTGCACCCCAACAAGGCCTCTGGGCTGCCCCCCACGGAGAGTAACTGTGAGGTGCCGCGGCCCAG CACAGCCCCCCAGCGTGTCCCTGTTGCCTCCCCATCCGCCCACAACATCAGCAGCAGTGGTGGAGCCCCAGACCGAACTAATTTCCCCCGGGGTGTGTCCAGCCGAAGCACCTTCCATGCTGGGCAGCTCCGACAGGTGCGGGACCAGCAGAATTTGCCCTACGGTGTGACCCCAGCCTCTCCCTCTGGCCACAGCCAGGGCCGGCGGGGGGCCTCTGGGAGCATCTTCAGCAAGTTCACCTCCAAGTTTGTACGCAG aaatctgtcttTCAGGTTTGCCAGAAG gaacctgaATGAACCTGAAAGCAAAGACCGAGTGGAGACGCTCAG ACCTCACGTGGTGGGCAGTGGCGGCAAcgacaaagaaaaggaagaatttcGGGAGGCCAAGCCCCGCTCCCTCCGCTTCACGTGGAGTATGAAGACCACGAGCTCCATGGAGCCCAACGAGATGATGCGGGAGATCCGCAAGGTGCTGGACGCGAACAGCTGCCAGAGCGAGCTGCATGAGAAGTACATGCTGCTGTGCATGCACGGCACGCCGGGCCACGAGGACTTCGTGCAGTGGGAGATGGAGGTGTGCAAACTGCCGCGGCTCTCTCTCAACGGGGTTCGATTTAAGCGGATATCGGGCACCTCCATGGCCTTCAAAAACATTGCCTCCAAAATAGCCAACGAGCTGAAGCTTTAA